The following nucleotide sequence is from Candidatus Chlamydia corallus.
TGCCAACAATCCTTTTCTTCTAATCAAGATAAAAGCACATTTTTATTACGCCTGTCTCTCTTGTCAAATGACACGAAAGTCAATGTTGAAGACCAAAAGCTATTAAGGAGTGTGCATCAAGTTCTTTCTCAAAGCCTATTCGTTCGCAGTTTAGACTGCCCTTATATTGAGGGAAATCGATTAGATTGTAGTGAGTCATCGTTATTTTTTAGTTGTATAGAATATTGTTCTAAGGAACGCAAAGTTGTGGTGAAACTGCATCCTGATTTGTTAGCACAGCGTAAGAACCTGTCTGCAGAGCAAATCTTAGATTTTGAAAGTCGCTTTGCTATGGAAAAACAAAGGCTCTCTAAGAAGTTGACAGTTCAAATAGAAGATCATGATGCGGGGCTTTCTTTTGCATGGACGGATAAAGATGCTCAAGGGAAGATCGTTCTTCATGGAAAGCGTTTGCACCAAGGAATTGCAGAACATCTGACTACTTTGCTTTTACATAGGCCTGCACCTGAATGTTGCGATCTTATTCCAGAAAACTTTCCAATCTTTTGTCGTCCGCCTGCAGAAAGCGAATCTTTTGGTTGTTACATCTTTTCACCTAATGCAGACTGTAAGCATTTTTCTAAAGGCTCGGTCTACATCTTACTGAAAGGACTACGTTCTATCACTGCAAAGTATCAACAAGGAGGAGGAAAGGAACTCCACAATTTCCAAAAAGATTTACAAAATCTCTATAACTGTTTCTCCCATACAGAAGCCATTTCCTGGACTCTCGGGGAAGATCAAATTTTAGAAATTACGCAACCTTTGCAGCAATTTATAGATATTTGGGGAGAGGGATTTGTCATAGGAAAAGAAGGTAGCGCATTTTTAAAAGTTAAAGACATTAAAGATCGCCTTGCCACTGTAAATCAAATTGAAAAGAATCGTCAAAGTGATTTAGTGCGTTGGCATGAGCAATACCGCCACGCAAAGTGTTCTATGGATCTTCAGGAACGTTTGAGTGCTCCAGTTCCTTATCGCAATCTTTTTTTAGAGAATATCAAACTAAACATGAGAAAATTTTCTCGTGGAGAGAACGTACTGCGTCTTGGTATTGATTTTGTTGGTGGACGTCAGCTTCTCCTCACTTTTAAAGATCATCAGGGACAGCAACTTACTGATAAAGAAGATATTCTCAAGGTTTCCGACGAGCTATATGCTCGATTGAATAAACTTGGCATATCGGAAATAGAACTTCGCCGTGAAGGAGATTGCATCCATCTTAGTGTGCCAGGATCTTCTACAATCTCCTCATCCGAGATTCTAGGCACCTCAAAAATGAGTTTCCATGTTGTGAATGAGAGGTTCTCTTCTTACAATTCCTCACGCTACGAAGTGCAAAGATTTCTAGACTATCTTTGGTTTACTTCTCAAGCTCGAGGGACGACATCCCCTGAAGAAGTGAACACTTTGGCTAGCATCTTATTTAATGAGGAAGTCGATGTACCTCGAAGTGTTCATGAGGCAATTAGTAAACTTAAGAATGAAGGACTTGCTTTTTCTCCTGTAGGATGCGAAACGCCCTCCAAAGATTTAGATACCACGTTTTCGATGATTGCTATCGAAAAAGACAAAGAACAAAAAGCAAATCCTTTAGTGATTGTTTTTAGAAACTATGCATTAGAGGGAGCTTCTCTGAAAGACATTCGTCCAGAATTTGCTGCGGGGGAAGGCTATGTTCTAAATTTCTCAGTCAAAGATACAGGTCCTAAGAAAATCGCACAAAAACTTTCTCCCGCGGAGAGCTTCCATAAATGGACTTCTGCATATTGTCAAGAAGGGATCAGTGGTACTGCGAATGGACAGTATTCTGGAAATCGTGGTTGGCGTATGGCCGTAGTCATTGATGGTTATATGATCAGCAGTCCTATTTTAAATGCTCCATTGAAAAATCATGCAAGTGTTTCTGGCAAATTTACCCACCGTGAAGTCAGCAAACTCGCCTCAGATTTAAAATCTGGAGCGATGTCTTTTGTTCCCGAGGTTCTCAGCGAAGAAACGATCTCTTCCGATCTTGGAAAAAAACAATGTACACAAGGCATTATTTCTGCATGCTGCGGTTTAGCAATGTTGATTATTTTAATGAGCGTATATTACAGATTCGGAGGGGTCATTGCTTCGGGGGCTGTGTTGCTGAATCTTCTGCTTATCTGGGCTGCTCTACAGTATTTAGATGCCCCGCTCACCTTATCAGGACTCGCTGGAATCGTCCTGGCTATGGGGATGGCTGTAGATGCAAATGTTCTTGTATTCGAAAGAATCCGAGAAGAATTTTTATTGTCTCAAAGTCTTAAGAAATCTGTAGAAAAAGGATATACAAAGGCTTTTGGAGCTATTTTTGATTCTAACTTGACTACAGTATTGGCTTCTGCCCTTCTTTTCTTCCTAGATACGGGGCCAATTAAGGGTTTTGCATTAACATTGATTTTAGGGATTTTCTCTTCGATGTTTACGGCTCTTTTCATGACTAAGTTTTTCTTCATGATGTGGATGAATAAAACCCAACATACACAATTACATATGGCGAATAAGTTCGTGGGTATTAAACATGATTTCTTGGGAGGTTGCAAAAAACTTTGGGCTGTTTCAGGAAGTATTTTCCTTTTAGGTTGCGTAGCCCTTGGTTTTGGAGCTTGGAGTTCCGTTTTAGGTATGGATTTTAAAGGAGGGTATGCATTTACCTTTAATCCAAGAGAGCACGGCATAACAGATGTTGCTCAAATGCGTGGGCAGGTTATTGATAAACTAAAGCAAGCGGGCCTTTCTTCTAGAGATTTTCGTATTCAAACATTTGGATCTTCAGAAAAGATCAAGATTTATTTCAGTGATAAGGCTTTAAGTTATACGAAAGTGGATAGCAGTCCCCGTCCTCAAGTGAATGATCATGAGTTGGCGTTAGCTGTAGGATTGTTGTCAGAAACAGGTCTCGATTTTTCTACTGAAAATCTGAACGAAACCCAGAATTTCTGGTCAAAAGTGAGCAGCAAGCTATCAAAAAAAATGCGTTATCAAGCGAGCATTGGGCTTTTAGGAGCTTTAGTAATCATTTTGCTATATGTTAGTTTGCGCTTTGAATGGCAGTACGCTTTTAGCGCGGTATGTGCCTTAATACACGACCTTTTGGCTACCTGTGCTGTGTTGTTTATAGCACATTTCTTTTTGAAAAAAATTCAAATAGATTTGCAAGCTATTGGTGCTTTAATGACCGTATTGGGCTATTCACTAAACAATACTTTGATCATTTTTGACCGCATTCGCGAAAATCGCCAAGCAAACCTGTTTAAGCCTATACATATTTTAATTAATGATGCCTTGCAGAAGACCTTCAGTCGCACTATGATGACAACAGCTACAACCCTATCAGTGTTATTAATGCTGTTGTTTATAGGGGGAGCCTCTGTCTTTAATTTTGCCTTTATTATGACCATAGGAATTCTTCTAGGAACATTATCATCTCTTTATATTGCACCACCGCTTTTGTTATTGATGGTTCGTAAAGAAAACAACGCAAAATAAGTACCCTTAATCTAACATTTAGCAATATAAAAATGTCCTTTCAGTTGGTAAGCTCAAAGGCTCTTTGGTATTAAATTTATGGAAAATTTAGATAATGCTTCTGCAGCAGGCCTGTGCTGGACTCATCCCAAGCAAGATTCTGCGTTTCTTGGAATGATTATCAAAGAATTCCACCTTCCTCCCACAGTTGCTCAGATTTTTATCTCAAGAGGATTTCAAACGATCGAGGAAATTCATCAATTCTTATACAACCATCTCTCTAGTCTTTATGATCCTGGACTGTTCTTAGACATGTCTAAGGCTGTAGAACGTCTGCTGCTTGCCAGAGATCGTAAAGAACATGTCATGATTTATGGAGATAGTGACGTCGATGGAATCACAGGTGTGGCACTCCTTGTAGAATTTCTAAGAGAAATTGATGTCCACGTCAGCTACTTTTTTCTTGGTGCGATACTTAAGCAACACGGAGAGACCTCCATGCTCATTGCTAAGTTGAAAGAGGAACAAGTTTCACTTCTCATCACTGTAGATTGCGGAATTACTGCAGGGAAAGAGGTGAGTGACATTACAAGACAGGGTATTGACGTAATCATTACAGATCATCACATGCCGACAGGAAAAATTCCCCACTGCATAGCCACCCTAAATCCTAAATTACGAGACCATACCTACCCTAATCGAGAACTCACGGGTGTAGGCGTGGCTTTTAAGCTTGCCAGAGGAGTGTTGAATGCACTCACTTCTAGAAATCTTGTTTCCAAGAGTCAGGGTAGTTTGAAAAAATTACTTGATCTTGTGACATTGGGAACGATCACCGATGTCGGCGTTTTATTAGGAGAAAACCGTGTTATGGTGCGCTATGGGATCAAAGAAATTGCTAGAGGTGCTCGACTGGGATTGAATAAGCTCTGCGTATTGTCTGGAGTAGAGAGAAGTGAAGTCACCTCCACAGATATTGTGTTGAAGATCGCGCCGAAACTCAATAGCTTAGGGCGATTGGATGATCCTGCAAAAGGTGTGGAACTTCTACTTACCGAAGATAATGAACGCGCAGACGCTCTTATTGCAGAGCTTGATAATATAAATAAAGAAAGGCAAAGAATAGAAGCCAACGTGTTCCAAGATGTTCAAGAGATTTTAAATAGTAACCCTGAGATTTTAAAGCAGGCTGCTATCGTTCTCTCATCCACGGCATGGCATGCTCGTGTGATTCCAATTATCTCAGCACGTCTTGCTAAAACTTATAACAAACCTGTAGTAATCATCGCTATCCAAGGAGGAATAGGAAAGGGATCAGCAAGAACTATAGGATCGTTCCCTCTACTTGGAGTGTTAAAGAAGTGCTCCTCTCTTCTTCTATCTTATGGAGGTCACGACTTTGCAGCAGGCGTGATTATGAACGAAAATAAGGTCGAGGATTTTAAAAAGAAATTCATTCACCTGGTTCACTCTTCTCTTAAAAAAGGCGATGCACTTCCTCGTCTTGACATTGATGCCTATGCGGATTTTGATGTTATAGATTACGATCTCCTAGCTTCTATGGAGTTGTTTGAGCCGTTTGGGAAGGGGAACCCTATGCCCGTGTTCTATTCAAAAGTTCGCCAGGTACGTTACCCAAAAGTATTGCCTGGGAACCATCTTAAGCTCTATCTTAGCCAAAAGGACAGGAACCTTGAAGGTGTAGCCTTCGGTATGGGAGATCACGTTGCTGCATTGAAAGCACGCTGGCATTGTCTTCTTGAGGTTGTGTACACACCGCGCTTATCCCAAACTTCTGCACCAGGTGTCATTCACCTATTTGTGCGCGATTTTCGCATTTCCTCAGAATCTAATTTTTAATCTTAAGAAGCAGAACGATTCTTTGTTAACTGAAAGTCAAGGATTTTGTTTCTCTTCAATCCAACGAGTCAAGATAGGTTTGATTAAAATAATTAGTAATATTGATAGAAATAAATGCTACTTTTCTTTTTGGTTTATCCAATTATTTTATTATAATAGTTCGCTTGCCAATTCCTGTATTAAATAATAAGGTAATGATGTCAGCAGCTATTACAAGGGAGCAGTACGCAGCTATATTGGATACCCATCCTAAACCTTCCATCCAGATGTTCTCTTCAGATCGGGCGCGAACTTCTTGGAAACAAAGAGAAGCGCATCCCTATCTTTATCGTCTTCTTGATATCATATGGGCTGTTGTTAAAGTTATTCTGGGCTTGATCTTCTTTATCCCCCTCGGTCTTTTCTGGGTAATCAATAAGATATGTCAGAATTTTATTCTTCCCAGTGCGGGAGGCTGGATTTGTAAAGCCATATGCAGGGATTCTGATTTATTGCGACAAGTTTATGCCGCTCGTCTCTTCTCTCCCTCATTCCAAGATCGTGTCTCGTCTGCTCAAAGAATTTTCTTACAGTATGACGATCTCTTTATTGACGGATTAAAAATATGCTTCCCCAATGCTAAACCTGATCGATGGATGCTAATCTCTAACGGAAATTCCGACTGCTTAGAATATAGAACCGTGTTGCTCGAGGGCAGGGACTGGATTTTACGTGTTGCTGAAGAGTCTCAATCCAATGTTCTGATCTTCAACTATCCAGGAGTGATGAGGAGTCGAGGGAATATAACAAAAGAAAATCTCGTAAAATCTTTTCAAGGATGTGTACGCTATCTTAGAGATGAACCCGAAGGACCTCGGGCGCGTCAAATTATTACCTATGGCTACTCTTTAGGGGCAAGTATTCAAGCGGAATCCCTAAGTAGGGAAAAGACGGATGGCAGTGATGGTATCCGTTGGTTTGTCATTAAAGATCGTGGGGCCCGCTCTCTAGGAGCAGTTGCTAAGCAGTTTATTGGGCATCTAGGACCTTGGATGGCGAATCTTACCAATTGGAATATTAATTCTGAAAAGAAAAGCAGAACCTTGCGTTGTCCAGAGCTCTTTATTTATGGCAAGGATTGCGAAGGTAAGCTCATTGGTGACGGACTATTCGAAAAACATACCTGCTTTGCAGAACCTTTCTTAGATCATAAAAACTTGAGAGAGTGTGTAGGAAAGAAAATCCCTATAGCTCAAATCGGTTTAAGACATGATGAAGAGCTCTCTGATGAAGTCATTACAGCGATCGCAGGGCATGTCCAGAGACATTTCGAGAACTAGAGACTGATCCTTTTAGCCTGAAAGTAGGTTTTCGAATAACTGCAGACTTAAAATCAAGAATTTTGAGCTTTTATTTTAAAGTGTTAGGAAATCTTTATATTTTTCGTTGTCTTTCGCTTATGTAAATTGCTGATCGGTAAGGAGAATTAAAAAAAAAAATAATTCGTCAGGGAAAAGAAAAGAGTAGATATTTTGTTGGTTCTTGGTATTTTGTCTTGTCTGTTTAAGAAAAAGCCCTGGTTTAGAAAAACGCTTCAGGGGATATCCAGGACATGTTTTTTTGAAAACACATTTTTTTATAACGTAAAGAAATATTAATAAATCATAATCCTGCTGACGCTTTATTAAGATTTTAATCTGAAAACATAAACTTTGTATTAACAAAAAAGCTTGATTAATAAAGCTTTTCTTAGGAAAATGCTTCTTTAAAAACTTCTAAAAACAAGGAAGAAACTAACTGTTGCGGTTGTTTTAATTATAAATATGTTGAGGGGGAGGGATGCGAGCTTATGGCGTGCGAACAACATGAGGGGTGCTACGAACTAGAAGAACAAGAAGAAGTTGAGAATATCAAAGACTCAGATACAACATGGGTTTCGATAACTCAAGCTGCTAAATTACATAACGTTACTAGGCAAGCGATTTATGTGGCAATTAAGCAGAAAAAACTTAGAGCTTCTAAAGAAACGCGCTGGGAAATAGATATTAAAGATCTAGAAGAGTACAAACGTAATCGTTACTCTCGAAAAAAATCTCTTTATCAAGGAGAGCTTGTTTTCGATAACGGTAAGGGATGTTACTCTATAAATCAAGTGGCACAGATTCTAGGAATACCTGTCCAGAAAGTGTACTACGCAACTCGTACGGGAACAATACGAGGAGAGCGTAAGGGAGCCGCTTGGGTGATTCATGTATCCGAGATTGAAAGGTATAAAAACGAGTATCTAAGTAGGCAAGCAGCTAAAAAATTAAAAGGAGCTGAACCAGCTGAACACCAAGCTCCAAATTTTGAACCTCCTACCGATATTTCTCCTGAACTTCACTAATTCACTCTCGATTTTTCGATTCTTACCTACAGCACTATTGATTCGCTTTTCCTTTTGATACCTTACAAGCGCTCCCCGACCTAAGGGTAATCCTACTTTGAGGATATTCCTCGAGAGACTCCTTAATTTTGTATTAAATTATGGAGTTTCTTTTATTTTTGGATTTATGCATTTCTACAGAGAGGATTTCCCTTGAAGAAATAGTTGTTTTCAGGGTATGAAGTCTCTCTTGTCTAAGGATAAAAGAAACATGAATTGGGAAAATGTCCGTGTTAGGGTAGCTCCTTCTCCTACAGGAGATCCTCATGTAGGTACTGCCTACATGGCTCTGTTTAACGAAATCTTTGCAAAACGATTTAAAGGGAAAATGATTCTCCGTATCGAAGATACGGATAGAACACGTAGTCGCGAAGATTATGAACAAAATATTTTCTCAGCTCTTCGTTGGTGTGGGATCCAGTGGGACGAAGGCCCTGATGTAGGCGGTCCTTACGGCCCCTATCGTCAGTCAGAACGCACGAAAATCTATCAAGGGTATGTAGACGCTCTTTTAAAAACAGATTGCGTTTACAAGTGCTTTGCAAATCCTCAAGAACTTGCTGAAATGCGTGCGGTTGCAAGTACTCTCGGTTATCGTGGTGGCTACGATCGCAGGTACCGGTACCTCTCTCCAGAGGAGGTCGCTTCAAAAGAAGCCGCAGGCCAGCCTTACACTATACGTCTGAAAGTTCCTTTATCAGGGGAGTGTGTTTTTGAAGATTATAGTAAGGGAAGGGTCGTTTTCCCCTGGGCAGATGTTGATGATCAGATTTTAGTAAAATCAGACGGATTTCCAACCTACCATTTTGCTAATGTGATTGACGATCACCTCATGGGAATCACTCATGTTTTAAGAGGAGAAGAATGGCTAAGTTCTACTCCTAAGCATCTCCTACTCTACGAAGCTTTTGGCTGGGAGCCTCCCGTATTTCTCCATATGCCCCTTCTTCTTAACCCCGATGGAACGAAGCTTTCAAAAAGAAAAAATCCCACCTCTATTTTCTATTACCGTGACTCGGGCTATATCAAAGAAGCCTTTGTTAACTTTCTCACCCTCATGGGTTATAGCATGGAAGGGGATGAAGAAATCTACTCTCTCGAGCGGATCGTAGAAAATTTTAATCCCCGACGTATTGGCAAATCTGGAGCCGTTTTTGATATTCAAAAGCTTGATTGGATGAATAAGTATTACCTCAACCATGAGGACTCTCCAGAAGGCTTGTTAAAAGAACTTAAGGATTGGCTGCTTAACGATGAATTTTTCTTAAAAATTCTTCCCCTATGTCAATCTCGGATTACAACTCTAGCGGAGTTTGTGAACCTGACTTCTTTCTTTTTCTCAGGATTGCCAAAATACCGTCTTGAAGAACTTCTTCCACCAGTTCTCTCTCCAGAGAAAGCGAGTCTCCTTCTCTACAGCTACGTAAAGTATCTTGAGAAAGGCGATCAATGGACAAAAGATACCTGCTACCTTGGTTCTAAGTGGCTGGCCCAAGCATTTAATGTCCACCATAAAAAAGCGATCATTCCATTGCTTTATGTTGCAATTACTGGCGAAAAACAAGGACTCCCTCTCTTTGACTCTATAGAAATTTTAGGGAAACCTCGAGCAAGAGCGCGTCTTGTGCATGCCGAAAAGCTTTTAGGCGGTGTTCCGAAGAAACTCGCTAATGCTGTGGATAAATTCATACAAAGAGAAGATTTCCAAGAAGCTGTTTTTGATTTCTAAGTTTTTATAGTGGTTATTTGTAGGTCACCCAGCCACTACGGTTTATATTCATAAAAGGCGTATTGTGTATATTTAGGAGTAGATCAACAAAGACCTCCTAAGCAGCTCCATCCTGACCCCTTTCTTCACACCTCTTACCATAACTTATTTATTTTGAGGTTACTCGTATTATAACAAGTGTTAAACACGGCCTTTGCTAAAGCGAACTCTAAGGAGAGGGCTTTGTTTACGAGCGGCCTCCCTCTTTGAGCGAGAATATAACTACGTGGAGGAGGTGCGTAGGTACAGCCTACAGAAAATAAAGATATCAGGAAAACAATGTTACAAAAGTAAAATAATTTCATTCCTCCCCCTCATTTTTATTTTTTAATTTTACGTAATTATTTTGTTATAATTCAACGATTTGATTGTATTATTTAATAATAATTATATTTCAACTTTTTGATTCTAAATGCTATGTGTTTCTAATATAGAAAATTAGTCGAAGAGTCTTACTAAATAAACTATTCTTTTTGTTTAACCTTCTCTAGCTTACTTAATTTGCTTCCTTTTGAAAATTATAGGGGTGTATTTTAGTATTCAGTTTTTTCTAAAAAGAGAATTAATTCTCAAAAGATTTATCTAGAAAAAATAATTGATAAAATTTTTATTTTCATTTGTAATATTGTTCATGGGAACGTGCTTTATTAATTATTAAAAGTTTTGTTCAATTTTCAGTAATAAATAAGACACGTAAGTTTTCTAATTAGAAAGGAGTTAAAAACTTATGAAGAAAGCTGTTTTAATTGCTGCAATGTTTTGTGGTGTGGTTAGCTTAAGTAGCTGCTGCCGCATTGTAGATTGTTGTT
It contains:
- the secD gene encoding protein translocase subunit SecD; this encodes MKQKVKRNFAIIICVFALALYYVLPTCLYYAKPLDKKIDANEAEHIIKSFTKQAQQVRKDVIPRVSAILSSLHLSGHIQQHSAIPDIVSVRFKSSEDAGDFIENLVHGEPNVPIKSSRLHVVGYNQEHGDHVIQVASSLNTSLVESDFSFVPYSSENEQEIISNILQQVYSECTFSNQKDCSCNYPSTWETAPQEQVLHYAHSLASGFEIFSSRLSAFCQQSFSSNQDKSTFLLRLSLLSNDTKVNVEDQKLLRSVHQVLSQSLFVRSLDCPYIEGNRLDCSESSLFFSCIEYCSKERKVVVKLHPDLLAQRKNLSAEQILDFESRFAMEKQRLSKKLTVQIEDHDAGLSFAWTDKDAQGKIVLHGKRLHQGIAEHLTTLLLHRPAPECCDLIPENFPIFCRPPAESESFGCYIFSPNADCKHFSKGSVYILLKGLRSITAKYQQGGGKELHNFQKDLQNLYNCFSHTEAISWTLGEDQILEITQPLQQFIDIWGEGFVIGKEGSAFLKVKDIKDRLATVNQIEKNRQSDLVRWHEQYRHAKCSMDLQERLSAPVPYRNLFLENIKLNMRKFSRGENVLRLGIDFVGGRQLLLTFKDHQGQQLTDKEDILKVSDELYARLNKLGISEIELRREGDCIHLSVPGSSTISSSEILGTSKMSFHVVNERFSSYNSSRYEVQRFLDYLWFTSQARGTTSPEEVNTLASILFNEEVDVPRSVHEAISKLKNEGLAFSPVGCETPSKDLDTTFSMIAIEKDKEQKANPLVIVFRNYALEGASLKDIRPEFAAGEGYVLNFSVKDTGPKKIAQKLSPAESFHKWTSAYCQEGISGTANGQYSGNRGWRMAVVIDGYMISSPILNAPLKNHASVSGKFTHREVSKLASDLKSGAMSFVPEVLSEETISSDLGKKQCTQGIISACCGLAMLIILMSVYYRFGGVIASGAVLLNLLLIWAALQYLDAPLTLSGLAGIVLAMGMAVDANVLVFERIREEFLLSQSLKKSVEKGYTKAFGAIFDSNLTTVLASALLFFLDTGPIKGFALTLILGIFSSMFTALFMTKFFFMMWMNKTQHTQLHMANKFVGIKHDFLGGCKKLWAVSGSIFLLGCVALGFGAWSSVLGMDFKGGYAFTFNPREHGITDVAQMRGQVIDKLKQAGLSSRDFRIQTFGSSEKIKIYFSDKALSYTKVDSSPRPQVNDHELALAVGLLSETGLDFSTENLNETQNFWSKVSSKLSKKMRYQASIGLLGALVIILLYVSLRFEWQYAFSAVCALIHDLLATCAVLFIAHFFLKKIQIDLQAIGALMTVLGYSLNNTLIIFDRIRENRQANLFKPIHILINDALQKTFSRTMMTTATTLSVLLMLLFIGGASVFNFAFIMTIGILLGTLSSLYIAPPLLLLMVRKENNAK
- the recJ gene encoding single-stranded-DNA-specific exonuclease RecJ, translating into MENLDNASAAGLCWTHPKQDSAFLGMIIKEFHLPPTVAQIFISRGFQTIEEIHQFLYNHLSSLYDPGLFLDMSKAVERLLLARDRKEHVMIYGDSDVDGITGVALLVEFLREIDVHVSYFFLGAILKQHGETSMLIAKLKEEQVSLLITVDCGITAGKEVSDITRQGIDVIITDHHMPTGKIPHCIATLNPKLRDHTYPNRELTGVGVAFKLARGVLNALTSRNLVSKSQGSLKKLLDLVTLGTITDVGVLLGENRVMVRYGIKEIARGARLGLNKLCVLSGVERSEVTSTDIVLKIAPKLNSLGRLDDPAKGVELLLTEDNERADALIAELDNINKERQRIEANVFQDVQEILNSNPEILKQAAIVLSSTAWHARVIPIISARLAKTYNKPVVIIAIQGGIGKGSARTIGSFPLLGVLKKCSSLLLSYGGHDFAAGVIMNENKVEDFKKKFIHLVHSSLKKGDALPRLDIDAYADFDVIDYDLLASMELFEPFGKGNPMPVFYSKVRQVRYPKVLPGNHLKLYLSQKDRNLEGVAFGMGDHVAALKARWHCLLEVVYTPRLSQTSAPGVIHLFVRDFRISSESNF
- a CDS encoding CPn0927/CPn0928 family alpha/beta hydrolase fold protein, whose protein sequence is MSAAITREQYAAILDTHPKPSIQMFSSDRARTSWKQREAHPYLYRLLDIIWAVVKVILGLIFFIPLGLFWVINKICQNFILPSAGGWICKAICRDSDLLRQVYAARLFSPSFQDRVSSAQRIFLQYDDLFIDGLKICFPNAKPDRWMLISNGNSDCLEYRTVLLEGRDWILRVAEESQSNVLIFNYPGVMRSRGNITKENLVKSFQGCVRYLRDEPEGPRARQIITYGYSLGASIQAESLSREKTDGSDGIRWFVIKDRGARSLGAVAKQFIGHLGPWMANLTNWNINSEKKSRTLRCPELFIYGKDCEGKLIGDGLFEKHTCFAEPFLDHKNLRECVGKKIPIAQIGLRHDEELSDEVITAIAGHVQRHFEN
- a CDS encoding helix-turn-helix domain-containing protein, with translation MACEQHEGCYELEEQEEVENIKDSDTTWVSITQAAKLHNVTRQAIYVAIKQKKLRASKETRWEIDIKDLEEYKRNRYSRKKSLYQGELVFDNGKGCYSINQVAQILGIPVQKVYYATRTGTIRGERKGAAWVIHVSEIERYKNEYLSRQAAKKLKGAEPAEHQAPNFEPPTDISPELH
- the gltX gene encoding glutamate--tRNA ligase yields the protein MNWENVRVRVAPSPTGDPHVGTAYMALFNEIFAKRFKGKMILRIEDTDRTRSREDYEQNIFSALRWCGIQWDEGPDVGGPYGPYRQSERTKIYQGYVDALLKTDCVYKCFANPQELAEMRAVASTLGYRGGYDRRYRYLSPEEVASKEAAGQPYTIRLKVPLSGECVFEDYSKGRVVFPWADVDDQILVKSDGFPTYHFANVIDDHLMGITHVLRGEEWLSSTPKHLLLYEAFGWEPPVFLHMPLLLNPDGTKLSKRKNPTSIFYYRDSGYIKEAFVNFLTLMGYSMEGDEEIYSLERIVENFNPRRIGKSGAVFDIQKLDWMNKYYLNHEDSPEGLLKELKDWLLNDEFFLKILPLCQSRITTLAEFVNLTSFFFSGLPKYRLEELLPPVLSPEKASLLLYSYVKYLEKGDQWTKDTCYLGSKWLAQAFNVHHKKAIIPLLYVAITGEKQGLPLFDSIEILGKPRARARLVHAEKLLGGVPKKLANAVDKFIQREDFQEAVFDF